One genomic segment of Arachis duranensis cultivar V14167 chromosome 4, aradu.V14167.gnm2.J7QH, whole genome shotgun sequence includes these proteins:
- the LOC127746578 gene encoding uncharacterized protein LOC127746578 isoform X4, translating into MRSLETSEVKQTLALHCRHRPKVLSAAAIPKSSTLPLLPLPHVWSPGSSARRVHHRWLLCSWLGASHCRVAACRRLAYRLVSPFAIRVSVEGGMSSMIGLPSDLKYPL; encoded by the exons ATGCGCTCCTTGGAGACCTCTGAAGTAAAGCAAACCTTAGCCCTTCATTGTCGCCACCGTCCCAAGGTCCTCAGCGCCGCCGCCATTCCCAAGTCCTCAACGCTgccgcttcttcctcttccccaTGTCTGGAGCCCAGGTAGCTCGGCACGTCGTGTTCATCATCGCTGGCTTCTCTGTTCGTGGCTTGGAGCATCTCATTGTCGGGTCGCCGCTTGTCGTCGTCTCGCCTATCGCCTCGTCTCGCCGTTTGCCATCCGTGTCTCCGTCGAAG GTGGCATGTCAAGTATGATTGGCCTTCCTTCAGATCTCAAAT ATCCGCTATGA
- the LOC127746578 gene encoding uncharacterized protein LOC127746578 isoform X3 produces the protein MRSLETSEVKQTLALHCRHRPKVLSAAAIPKSSTLPLLPLPHVWSPGSSARRVHHRWLLCSWLGASHCRVAACRRLAYRLVSPFAIRVSVEGGMSSMIGLPSDLKCRFCSQMLQY, from the exons ATGCGCTCCTTGGAGACCTCTGAAGTAAAGCAAACCTTAGCCCTTCATTGTCGCCACCGTCCCAAGGTCCTCAGCGCCGCCGCCATTCCCAAGTCCTCAACGCTgccgcttcttcctcttccccaTGTCTGGAGCCCAGGTAGCTCGGCACGTCGTGTTCATCATCGCTGGCTTCTCTGTTCGTGGCTTGGAGCATCTCATTGTCGGGTCGCCGCTTGTCGTCGTCTCGCCTATCGCCTCGTCTCGCCGTTTGCCATCCGTGTCTCCGTCGAAG GTGGCATGTCAAGTATGATTGGCCTTCCTTCAGATCTCAAATGTCGGTTTTGTTCTCAAATGCTTCAATATTag
- the LOC127746578 gene encoding uncharacterized protein LOC127746578 isoform X2 — translation MSGAQVARHVVFIIAGFSVRGLEHLIVGSPLVVVSPIASSRRLPSVSPSKIRYDIGGCSEDIEILVIDAMKTWWLFWTKEEERGNRSEGRGNRSEEEESPGMHALIEATTAEMDQRTYCER, via the exons aTGTCTGGAGCCCAGGTAGCTCGGCACGTCGTGTTCATCATCGCTGGCTTCTCTGTTCGTGGCTTGGAGCATCTCATTGTCGGGTCGCCGCTTGTCGTCGTCTCGCCTATCGCCTCGTCTCGCCGTTTGCCATCCGTGTCTCCGTCGAAG ATCCGCTATGACATTGGTGGTTGTTCTGAAGACATTGAGATTCTAGTGATTGACGCGATGAAGACATGGTGGTTGTTCTGGactaaggaagaagagagaggaaaCCGTAGTGAAGGGAGAGGAAACcgtagtgaagaagaagaatcgcCGGGCATGCATGCATTAATTGAGGCAACAACTGCAGAGATGGATCAAAGAACCTATTGTGAGAGGTGA
- the LOC127746578 gene encoding uncharacterized protein LOC127746578 isoform X1, translated as MRSLETSEVKQTLALHCRHRPKVLSAAAIPKSSTLPLLPLPHVWSPGSSARRVHHRWLLCSWLGASHCRVAACRRLAYRLVSPFAIRVSVEELVALSGTHTLGSKGFGSPTTSFDNAYYKIRLEKP; from the exons ATGCGCTCCTTGGAGACCTCTGAAGTAAAGCAAACCTTAGCCCTTCATTGTCGCCACCGTCCCAAGGTCCTCAGCGCCGCCGCCATTCCCAAGTCCTCAACGCTgccgcttcttcctcttccccaTGTCTGGAGCCCAGGTAGCTCGGCACGTCGTGTTCATCATCGCTGGCTTCTCTGTTCGTGGCTTGGAGCATCTCATTGTCGGGTCGCCGCTTGTCGTCGTCTCGCCTATCGCCTCGTCTCGCCGTTTGCCATCCGTGTCTCCGTCGAAG AACTTGTAGCTTTGTCTGGAACCCACACTCTTGGAAGTAAAGGTTTTGGAAGTCCAACGACTTCTTTTGACAATGCATATTATAAGATTCGTTTGGAGAAGCCTTAG